In the genome of Pusillimonas sp. T7-7, the window TCGAAGGAAGCGGCGGCGAAGCTGCCCGAAATCGTACCCGAGAACCGGCGGCGGGTCTATGAGGTGCGCAAGGTCATCAATGCCATTGTCGACAAGGACAGTCTCTTTGAGCTGAAGCCGCGCTTTGGCAGGACCGCGGTGACCGCCCTGGCTCGGCTGGACGGCCGCACGGTCGGTATCGTTGCCAATAACCCGATGGGCAAGGCTGGCGCCATGGACGTGCCAGGTTGCGAGAAGATCACCCGTTTTCTGGTCATGTGCGATTCATTCAACATTCCCATCATCATGTTGGTTGACACACCGGGATTCGTTATCGGTGTAGAAGGTGAGCGTATGAAGGCTCCGGGGAAGATCATGAATTTCATGACGGCGCTGCAGATGTGCAGCGTGCCCAAGCTTTCCGTCATCATGCGCAAGAGTTATGGGCAAGCCTACCTGAACATGGGCGGCGGTCGTAATTCGGACGATGTCGCGGCTTGGCCGACGGCTGAGGTCAGCTTTATGGATCCGGCCTATTCAGTGCAGGTCGTTACCTGGGGGCGCGAGGTCGATCAGACCGCGCAAGAGAAGCTGCGCGCCGAGATGGAGCGCGACAGCGACGTATGGAGCATCGCCGAGATGTATGCCGTACAGGCTGTCATCGAACCGCAGGAAACCCGCGATTACCTGGTGCGCATGTTGGAGGTGCACGAACTACGTCGAACGGGCGGCATAGGCAAACATCACATGGCCGCGTGGCCCACGACTTATTAAAGCATTGCACCGTACAGCAAAGGAGAATACACATGGCAAAAACAGAAATTGGTTCACCGGTGACCGGCACGGTTTGGAAAGTGGAACGCGCCGTGGGCGACAAGGTGAAAGACGGTGACGTCATCATGATCCTGGAGTCCATGAAGATGGAAATTCCGCTCGAAGCTCCGGGCGCTGGCGTCATCGCTGAGCTTACCGTCGAGCCGGGAGCTTCCGTAGACGAGGACCAGATACTGTGCGTGATCGAGTTATGACGGCGGCAGTCACTTCAAACTCACCGGACGAGCAGCCAGACAACGAGCTGATCGCCGAACTACAGTTTCGTCGACAGCAAGGCCAACTGATGGGGGGGCAGGCTGCCATCGAGCGTCAGCACGCAGCGGGTCGCCTGACGGTGCGCGAACGCATCGCCGCGCTGATCGACGCCGGCAGTTTTCGCGAAGTAGGCAGCTTGGCGGGCACCGGACAGTACGATGAAAACAATCGACTGGTGTCCGTGACGCCCGCGCCGTATGTCGGCGGGTTGGCTAAAATAAACGGCCGTCCGGTGGCATTGGGCGGGGAGGACTTTACCGTTCGCGGCGGTACGACATTTGGCAGCACGCGCCGCAAAGGCGGACAGGGCGGTTTTGTCGAAGACTTGGCTCATCATTACCGTATTCCCCTGGTTAATCTGATTGATGGCGCCGGCGGTAGCGTGACCTCGCTGAAGCGGCGCGGCCACAGCGTCTTTCCCGGCGTTCACGGGTTCGAGCGTTCTGTTGGTCTGCTGGGTACTGTGCCGGTTGTCTCGGCCGTCCTCGGTACGGCAGCGGGGGGCCCTGCGGGCCGCGCCATACTGTCGCATTTTTCCGTCATGGTACGCGGCACCAGCCAAGTGTTCGCCGCCGGGCCACCCGTGGTGAAACGCTCGCTGGGCCAGGTAATCGACAAAGACGCCCTGGGTGGACCGAAAGTTGCCGTCGACAAGGCCGGCACCATACACAATGCCGCTGCAAATGAAGAAGAGGCGTTCGAGCAGATCCGCCGCTTTCTAAGCTTTATGCCATCCAACGCATGGGAACTGCCACCGGTTGTGCAGAGCGCCGACCCTATAGAGCGCTGCGACGAACGCCTGGCGAGCATCGTGCCGGAAAAGCGCACGCAAGCCTATAACATGCACCGCCTGCTCCGTATGGTTATCGACCAGGATTCCGATTTCGAAATCCAGCCCACTTACGGCAAATCCGTAGTTACAATGCTGGCGCGCCTGGACGGGCGTCCGGTGGGTATTATTGCCAATAATCCCATGGTCTATGGCGGAGCCATGGACGTGCATTCGGCGCGTAAGCAGATCCACTTCATGGAACTGTGCGACACCTTCCATATTCCGTTGGTGTTTTTTGTGGATGTACCCGGGTTCATGGTTGGTCTGAAAGCCGAAGAGGAAGGCACGCTGCGAGAAGGCATGCGCGCCGTCTATATTGCCGGCAATCTACGCGTGCCTACCATTACGTTGGTTATCCGCAAATGTTACGGGATGGCCGGCATGGCCACCTGCAACAAGAACGACGTGGACATGAAACTGGCGTGGCCTTCGGCGGAATGGGGTTCCCTGCCGGTGGAAGGCGGCGTGGCGGCTGCGTTCCGTCGCGAGATCATGGCTGCGCCTGATCCCGCGGCCAAAGAAAAGGAGATGGAAGCCGAACTGAAGCCTTACGCCTCTCCCTTCCGCACCGCAGAAGCTTTTGCAGTCGAGGAAATTATCGATCCGCGCGAAACGCGTCCTGTGCTGTGCGAATGGATCGCGCTGGCCGAAATGCGTCTGCGCGGCGATCTGGGCCCCAAGGCTCGTAGCGGCGTACAGCCCTAGTCAACACATAAACAGGAAATGCTAAGAAAATGGCTAAGAAACTGCTGATCGCCAATCGCGGCGAGATTGCTTGTCGTATCATTTCCAGCAGCAAGAAGCTGGGGCTGCAAACGGTGGCGGTCTACTCCGAAGCCGACGCCAATGCCATGCATGTCGAGTTGGCCGATGAGGCTGTACTGGTAGGCGCTGCGCCCGCACGGGAAAGCTATTTGCGGACCGACGTGATTCTCGATGCTGCGCGCCACAGTGGTGCCGACCTGATTCATCCGGGTTATGGTTTTCTTTCCGAGAACGCAAATTTCGCGCAGGCCGTCATGGATGCCGGTTTGGCCTGGGTGGGTCCGGCACCGGCCTCCATCGTTGATATGGGCGACAAGGAACGCGCGCGCGAGATCGCCCGCATCGCCGGCGTACCGATACTGCCCGGCAGTCGGCGCTTTGCCCTGGGACAGACTGATGACTTGCTGGAGGCTGCTCAGCAGGTCGGTTACCCGCTACTGGTAAAGGCGGCGGCAGGCGGCGGCGGCATAGGCATGCGTCGTGTCGACGAGGCGGCTCAGTTGCTATCGGTCGTCGAGGCCACACAGTCCATGGCCGGCAAGGCCTTTGGCGATTCCAGTGTGTACTTGGAGCGCTATGTTGCCGCGGCACGGCACATTGAAGTACAGGTGTTTGGTTTTGGGGATGGCCAAGGCGTGCATCTTTATGATCGCGATTGTTCCGTACAGCGACGTTTTCAGAAGATTATCGAGGAGGCGCCAGCGCCTGACGTTCCCGATGGTGTGCGGGCCGAACTGTATCGCGCCGCGCTTGCCCTGGTCGAGCAGCAGCGCTACAGCGGTGCCGGCACGGTCGAGTTCATTTACGACAGCGAGCGCCAGCAAGCCTACTTCCTGGAGATGAACACGCGCATACAAGTCGAACATCCTACGACCGAAATGGTGACCGGCGTGGACCTTGTGGCATGGCAGATATGCCATGCACTGGGCGAGCTTACCCCGGTACGCCAGGATGCCATCGCGCTAAGCGGCCACTCCGTCGAGTGCCGCCTTTATGCCGAGCGTCCGGAAAAGAATTTCCTGCCTTCACCAGGGCTGATAGAAACGCTGGACTGGCCCGTGAAGCAAGAAGGGCTGCGCGTCGATACAGGCGTACGTGCGGGTGATCGTGTTACGCCCTACTACGATCCTATGATCGCAAAGCTGGTCGCGCATGGTGCCGGCCGCAGCGAAGCAATCGCGCGACTACGGCAGGCGCTGGAAGGATTGACGGTCGCAGGGCTCTCGACCAATGCCGAGTTCCTGCATCAGGTTCTGTCGGACGCCGATTTTGCGGCGGGTGGCGTTACGACGGGTTATGTGGGTGATTTTGTTGCGCGGCGGAACGGGGCATTGAGGAAGGCGAGTTAAAGCGACCAGAACTCGGCGAGATTGGAGATATCTTTCTTCGAAAGACCCAGCACCTGAGCAAGCTGGAGAGTCTGGTGTGCGGCGGCAGAAACCAGAAAGGGCTTGCCGGTTTTTGCAGCCAGTTCTTGTGACAGGAAAAGATCTTTTGCTGCCAGCTCGATACGAAAATTCACTTTACTGTGATCGCGAGAAATAAAGCGTTTACCGAAGGCTTCGATCGTACCGCTCTTGCCGTTTCCTGCCATGACCGCGTCGTAGAACGCCTGTATGTCCAATCCGGAGTCTCTGGCCAGCTCGGTGGCCTCCGCCACAATAGCCACCGTACTCAGGCTGATCATATTGTTCAGTATTTTGGCTGTATGTCCTGTGCCTGCGGGTCCGAAGCGGAAATAATCAGTGCCCATCACGCGCAGATATGGCATGACGTGTTCTACGTCCTTGTCTTCACCACCGATAAAAAAGGCCAGTGTCCCGTCACGGGCGCCTTGAACGCCGCGTGATACGGGTGCATCGACCAGGCCGATGTCCCGGTCTTTCAAGACTTCAGCTAAGCGGCGTGTGCTTGTCGGGTCGCTGGTCGAGCAATCGATCAGTATGGAGCCGGGCGTGAGGGCGCCGATGATGCCGTCTTTTCCCAGGACCACATTTTCTACTTCCGTAGATGAGGGCAGCATCAACAGGGTGACACCGGCTTGGGTCGCCGCCTCGTAGGAGGATGTGGCCACGACCGCGCCGAGCTGACCAAGCCGGTGTATTGGATCCCGATTGTGATGACCAGCGACGATGACCGAGAAGCCGTGTTTCAGTAAGTTGGCGGCCATGGGTTCCCCCATGGATCCCGCACCGATTAGCGCGAGGCTGGGTTGAGAGGAGACGGTACCCATGTTGCCCCTTAAGAATGAAAACTTGCTTATTTGACCAATCCCTTGGCTTTGAAGAACTCGATGGCGCCGGGATGTGGGGGTATTGGGTAATCAAGCGCGCGTACGGCGTTTTCCATATTTAGCTGACTGCCAATGGGATGTGACTTCGCGAGAGCCGCGGTATTTTCGGTAACGATCCTGAGAAAGTCCTGGACTTCGTCATCGGGCACGTCCTTGTGAGCGAGAAAACTCTGGAGCATGGCAACTGCGGGAACAGGCTCTTCTATGCCTTTGTATACTTGTGCCTTGTAGGTGTACGGCACTACCCCTAATTTATCCTTGACTGCGGCGATGGCTTCTTCGCTCTCGATCGGGATCATGCGTATCGGGAATAATTCAGCCATCTGCATCATGGCGGGCGACGGTGGGGCGGCCCATTGCATCGAGACATCGATGCGCTCGTTTTGCAGGGCCTCTACCGCCTGACTGAAGTTAATGGGAATGATGGTGTAGTCTTTCTCTGCCTCCAGGCCGTAAGCGGATAGCAGGGTGGTCATAACGGTGCGTGACGTCCCGCCCATTGGCATGGAGATTCGCTTGTCGCGAAAGTCTTCGACCTTATGGATATCCGAATCGGCGCGCACGACAAAAGTGCCCGGATTTACGTATCCGACCATCATCGTGCGCAAATTGGTATAGGTCTTGGTAAACGGCGCTGTGCCGTTAAAAGCTGCCATGTCCGAAGGCGATGCTCCCATGCCCATTTTCATTTGGCCGGAGTCGATGAGCGGCATGTTGGCGTTTGCTCCCGAAGTGGACGTGGCTGTCAACTGTATTTTGTCGCTATTATTATTGATTAGATCGGTCACCGCAGCGCCCAGGATATGATAAGTGCCTCCTTGACCTGCGGTAGCGAACGCATATCGGTTGGCGGCCTGTGCATCCTGATGGCCTAGCGTCGTAGATAAGATCAACAGAGATCCTGCCAGTATGCCGATCTTGCGGTAGAGGAATTTTGTGTTCATTGTCTGCTCCGTCTTTGTGGTTTATCGATTAGGTTCAGATTGGATTCAATCGCGACCTGCGTGCTTTCTGAAGCTGCCAGAGAAACAGCAGGACTAACATCGCGACTGCGATACTACTGCTTACGCCATCCGGTAGCACCAGCAGCGCGGAGGCCCCCGCGACCGCACATCGCTCCCAGAATGCCATCTTCCCCAACCACATGCCAGCCAGGGCGATAGTCATGGCAACAAGGGCCAGCGTCGCAGCCGCTATCCTGATGAGGTCGACGCCTGCATTGTCTGCAAACAGTAGGCTGGGCGAATAAACGAAAAGAAAAGGAATGACGAAGCCGGCGGCCGCCAATCGAAACGCGGCGATACTCGTCGCGGTAGGGCTGGAGTCAGCCAAGCCTGCTGCTGCAAAGGCGCTGATTGCCACTGGCGGCGTGATCGTCGACATAATGCCAAAGTAGAAGATGAACATGTGCGCGGCCAGTGGTGTGATGCCTAGGTCGATTAGCGCGGGCGCTACGAGAATTGCAAGGATCAGGTAGACGCCGACTGTGGGCATACCCATTCCTAGCACGATGGCGGCGATTGCTGTAGCGATCAACGTAAGCAACAGATTTCCAGCCGTTGCTTGCAGGATCAGCGTTGAAAATTTGCTGTCCAGGCCGGTGGAGCCAATGACACCAATAATGATCCCGGCTGCGGCGACGGCAATCGATACCTGCAACATGGCGAACGCACCGGTTCGGAAAGCGGTGATCATACGTGGCAGGAAACGCCAACCGATGATCACGAAACCTACTGCCGCTGTAGCAAGCAAAGTATACAAACCGGCTAGCGTGGCGCTGATGCCAGTAATCATCAATAAGTACACGAGTAGCAGAATGGGGCTAAGCAGGAACCAGGATCGCAAAGGTACGTCCTTGAGCTTTGGTAGGTCCTTTACCGGTATGCCGCGAATGCCGGCGTTTTTCGCCTGCAAGTCTACGGCGATCAATAAACTGACGTAGAACAGCACGGCTGGGATGACCGCGCCTAAGGCGACGTCGGCGTATGGTATGCCCAGGATTGCTGCCATGATAAAGGCTGCTGCGCCCATGACCGGCGGCATGATTTGCCCCCCGGTAGAAGCTGCGGCTTCTATTCCGCCTGCATTGCTGCCAGAGAACCCGGTGCGCTTCATCAACGGAATCGTGAGCGACCCTACGGTTACGACGTTGGCCACGGCCGCGCCGGATATAGTGCCGAAAAGACTGCTGACCAGGACCGACATTTTTGCGGCGCCGCCCCGGGTCCAACCCAACGCCCGCTGCGATACTCGCATCAACAAGTCGGTGCCATCTGTAGCTTCCATGAATGTGCCAAATAATACGAATAGCATTACGTACGATGCTGCTACCATCATGGGCGTCCCGAAGATCCCGTCTGGACTCATGAAGAGATGGCTGATGATGTAGCTATTGCTCATCTCGACATGGCCGGCAAGGCCAGGAATGAGATGGCCCAAGTAGGCATATGCCAAGAACACTGCTACCAGCGTGACCAGCCCCATGCCCATGACTCGGCGGCACCCGTCGATCACAAGCAGGACAGCTAACGTGCCATAGATGGTGTCTCGCGGCTCGAACATGCCAATACGTGCGGAAAGCCCGTAGATCTCTTTGCAGATATAGAAAGCTGTGGCAATGGTGAGCACGATCTCGATGGTGCTGATGACAATGCCTACGGTACGGGCACGACCGGCCATAAGAGGAAAACGGATAAACACCAATGTCAGGGCGAAGGCTAGGTGAACGGCACCCAACCTAATCGGATCGAGAAAAGGGTCGTAAGCGGTATAGAGCTGGAAAACACCCCAGACCACCGCAATAATGGTAACGGTTACGTCCAGAACTTTCTTTGGCCAACATGGTAATGCGCTTGTGGTCGTCGGCATGCTGTTCTCCTTTCTGCTCCGCTTTATTGTTATTGACGTCTGTTGTCGGCGTCCTTCGAACCCCTAGCGCTCAAATTGGAATGGCCGTCCGGCCAATTGGCGGATACGGACATCCAGAACTGCCGGACCGGTACAAGCAATGAAGTCGTCTATGACCTCATCCAGCTTATCGGGATCGCTGACATGAAAGCCTCGTGCGCCAACCATCTCTGCGAACGCGTCGTAACGGATATCGGGCAGCTCGCATCCGACGGCCTTGCCGTAATCTCGCAACTGCAGTCGCTTTTCAATGCCCCAGGCAGCATCATTGCCAACGATGACTTTGATGGGTAAGCCCATTTGGACAGCCGTCACGAGTTCCCAACTATAGAAGCTGAAGCCGCCGTCACCCAGAAATATCCAGACCGGGTCCTCTGGTGCTGCCAGTTGAGCCCCCATACCGAGAGGTAGCCCTGCACCCAGTGCACCAAAGGTGCCGCCGTCCATCCATCGTCCTCGACCTCGAGCGGGGAAGAAAGATCGTGCCCAATGAATGAAGTCTCCGGCATCGACGGTGATGGTGGTGCGGTCAGTAAGGTGGCGCTCCAGGCTGATACAGACTTTGAGCGGATGCATGGCGGCTTGCGGTTCTGATTGCTCGGCCACGGAAAGCACTGTCTGCCACGAGTTGCGCTCTTGCTGATAGGCATCGCGGAACCGCGCCATCCAGTCTGCTTTGCGGACGGATGCCCCATTGTCTGACGATTCGGCAAGGTAGTTCAGAAAGGGCTTTACCGGTCCGCAGAACGAAGCGGCGTTGCTGCGATTCATGCCGATTTTGTGCGCGTCCCTATGGGCTTGGATAAAGCGGGTGTTTTCAGCAAAAAAATGCAGTCGTCCCATGACTTGATGGCAATCGACCTGCGCTCCAATTAAGATGACGAGGTCTGCACCGCGTGCTTCTCGGAAGCTTGTACTGAAAAAGGGATCTCCATAGCCGAAGCAAAGCTGCCCATCGTCCGGCAGTAGACCACGGGCTAATTCAACAGTGAAGACCGGTATGTTCAGCAAGGACGTTACGCGAGCGATTTCGTCTTCCGAATATTCAAAGAATGCGCCGCTGCCCAGAATCAAGATGGGTCGTTGGGCCTGCGCAAGCAGAGCCACGGCGTCATCCATCTGTTTGCCGCCGCCCTTGTAGTCGGGCCGGCACGCTAGTTCCGATCGATAGCTTGGTGTTCGACCATCGACCCCGGCTTGGCGCATACCCAGCAAGGTATCCAGCGGGGCATTCAGGTTCACCGGCCCTGGCGTGCCGTCTTGCGCGATTTGCAAGCTGCGGATGCAAAATTCGCCATAGTGGTCGGACGCCGCAATTTCATGAGAGAACTTGGTGATCGGCCGTGTCAGGTCGCTTTGCGGAAGAACCTGCATCCCGCCGCGTTCGCGCTGTTCCAGCGGGGTTGCCCCGGAGATCAACAACACTGGCGAACCGGCATGCTGCGCGCAAGCCAGGCCGGTTATCGTGTTGGTATGGCCGGGGGCTCCGGTGACCACTGCTACGCCTGGCTGCCCTGTTGCGCGAGCCCAGCCATCTGCCATATGCACCGCAGCCGACTCTTGATGCACGCTGACAATCTCTACGCCGTTTAAGTCCAGGGCGCGGTAGAGATGATTGATATGGTCTCCGCATAGGGCAAAGACGCGATCAATACCGGACGATTTCAGCGTCTGTGCCAACAGCTCTGCGCCAGAACCTTCGATTCGCTGTTGTCCCTCACTTACTTCTGGCATGTCGTACTTCCTTAGTGGTCGATTATCGATTATTAATGTGCGCTCAGTGGGAAGGATTGCCTTCGCCTTGATATACGATGACAGTCTTGAGCTGGGTGTAGTCATGGATTGCCGCAAGGCCTTTTTCACGACCGAAGCCGCTATTCTTGTACCCACCGAAGGGCGCTTCGACGCCCACTGGCTGGTAGTCGTTGACATAGACTTGGCCGGCCTCCAATAGCCCTGCCACCCGATGGGCGCGACCGACATCTGACGTCCATACGGCTGCTGCCAGGCCAAAGTCGTTGTCGTTGGCCATAGCAACGGCTTGCTCTTCATCATCAAAAGGGATGAGGACACCCACGGGGCCGAATATTTCTTCGCGGGCAATTCGCATTTGATTGGTGACATCGACAAAAAGTGCCGGCTCGATGAAGTGGCCGCCTGTGCCTAGTAGTGCGGAGGGCTTATTGCCGCCATAAATCAGGCGGGCGCCTTCCTGGCGACCGATGTCGAGATAGCCACATACACGTTCTAGTTGCCGTGCCGAAACGACCGGTCCAATGGCAGAGTTATCCGTGCCGGCGCCGATAGTTACCTGCTTGAGTTCGTCGATAAGCAGTGCTGCAAATTTTTCTTGTACGCTACGATGAACCAGTAGGCGTGTTCCGGCTGAACAGATTTGCCCGGTATTGAAGACGAAGGCTTTGCGTGCCAGTGTGGCTGCGCGTTCCAGGTCGGCATCTGGAAAAATAATAAACGGTGATTTCCCGCCTAGCTCGACGGTCACGGGAATGATTCGCTCGGCGACGCCATGCAAAACTTCTCGGCCCGTTTCGACGGACCCGGTAAAGCTGATGCGGCGCACGCCCATGTTATCGACGAGAGCCTTGCCCGCTTCCGCGCCATAACCGGTAACGACGTTGACGACGCCGGCTGGCATTCCCGCTTCGATACACAGCCTGGCAAGTTCCAGAGTCGTGATGGACGTTTCCTCGGCAGGCTTCAAGACGACGGAGTTTCCGGCGCACAACGCAGGTGCGGCTCCGCGTCCGGCTTGTGTGATCGGCCCGTTCCACGGGATGATATGGCCGGTCACGCCGTACGGTTCGCGTATTGAGTAGGTGATGTGCGTATCGGTCGTTGGTACGACTTCGCCCAGGATTTTGTCTGCGGCGCCACCGAAATATTCGAAGTATCTGGCACAAGTTTCTACGTCAGCCCTCGCAACCCATAAAGGCTTACCCGTATCAAGACTTTCCAGGTAAGCGAGCGAATCCAGATTATCTAAAAGCAAGTGACTGATGCGCAGCATGATGCGACCGCGCTGCAGAGGTTTTAGTGCGCGCCAAGCCCGATAGCCTTGTTGGGCGCTGGCGACGGCCTTGGAGATATCCGAGGCGTTGCCCCGGGCGCACTCTGTCAGTCGGCCACCGGTGGACGGGTTCTCGACCTCGATATATTGCCCTCCGGAGGGCGCTTGATGTTGCCCGCCAATAAAGTGCTCATAGCGGGTGCGTACGGGGATATCACCCACTAAAGTCGCTGATGCATCCATCGTTCCTTAGTCTCCTTTGTCACGACGGAGCGCAGCGTCGTTTGTAAAACTTATTGAACAATAAATTGTTAATTATTTTGTAGCCATAAATGT includes:
- a CDS encoding acetyl-CoA carboxylase biotin carboxyl carrier protein subunit; translated protein: MAKTEIGSPVTGTVWKVERAVGDKVKDGDVIMILESMKMEIPLEAPGAGVIAELTVEPGASVDEDQILCVIEL
- a CDS encoding acyl-CoA carboxylase subunit beta, producing MRDRVMTAAVTSNSPDEQPDNELIAELQFRRQQGQLMGGQAAIERQHAAGRLTVRERIAALIDAGSFREVGSLAGTGQYDENNRLVSVTPAPYVGGLAKINGRPVALGGEDFTVRGGTTFGSTRRKGGQGGFVEDLAHHYRIPLVNLIDGAGGSVTSLKRRGHSVFPGVHGFERSVGLLGTVPVVSAVLGTAAGGPAGRAILSHFSVMVRGTSQVFAAGPPVVKRSLGQVIDKDALGGPKVAVDKAGTIHNAAANEEEAFEQIRRFLSFMPSNAWELPPVVQSADPIERCDERLASIVPEKRTQAYNMHRLLRMVIDQDSDFEIQPTYGKSVVTMLARLDGRPVGIIANNPMVYGGAMDVHSARKQIHFMELCDTFHIPLVFFVDVPGFMVGLKAEEEGTLREGMRAVYIAGNLRVPTITLVIRKCYGMAGMATCNKNDVDMKLAWPSAEWGSLPVEGGVAAAFRREIMAAPDPAAKEKEMEAELKPYASPFRTAEAFAVEEIIDPRETRPVLCEWIALAEMRLRGDLGPKARSGVQP
- a CDS encoding acetyl/propionyl/methylcrotonyl-CoA carboxylase subunit alpha — translated: MAKKLLIANRGEIACRIISSSKKLGLQTVAVYSEADANAMHVELADEAVLVGAAPARESYLRTDVILDAARHSGADLIHPGYGFLSENANFAQAVMDAGLAWVGPAPASIVDMGDKERAREIARIAGVPILPGSRRFALGQTDDLLEAAQQVGYPLLVKAAAGGGGIGMRRVDEAAQLLSVVEATQSMAGKAFGDSSVYLERYVAAARHIEVQVFGFGDGQGVHLYDRDCSVQRRFQKIIEEAPAPDVPDGVRAELYRAALALVEQQRYSGAGTVEFIYDSERQQAYFLEMNTRIQVEHPTTEMVTGVDLVAWQICHALGELTPVRQDAIALSGHSVECRLYAERPEKNFLPSPGLIETLDWPVKQEGLRVDTGVRAGDRVTPYYDPMIAKLVAHGAGRSEAIARLRQALEGLTVAGLSTNAEFLHQVLSDADFAAGGVTTGYVGDFVARRNGALRKAS
- a CDS encoding NAD(P)-dependent oxidoreductase; this translates as MGTVSSQPSLALIGAGSMGEPMAANLLKHGFSVIVAGHHNRDPIHRLGQLGAVVATSSYEAATQAGVTLLMLPSSTEVENVVLGKDGIIGALTPGSILIDCSTSDPTSTRRLAEVLKDRDIGLVDAPVSRGVQGARDGTLAFFIGGEDKDVEHVMPYLRVMGTDYFRFGPAGTGHTAKILNNMISLSTVAIVAEATELARDSGLDIQAFYDAVMAGNGKSGTIEAFGKRFISRDHSKVNFRIELAAKDLFLSQELAAKTGKPFLVSAAAHQTLQLAQVLGLSKKDISNLAEFWSL
- a CDS encoding TAXI family TRAP transporter solute-binding subunit, encoding MNTKFLYRKIGILAGSLLILSTTLGHQDAQAANRYAFATAGQGGTYHILGAAVTDLINNNSDKIQLTATSTSGANANMPLIDSGQMKMGMGASPSDMAAFNGTAPFTKTYTNLRTMMVGYVNPGTFVVRADSDIHKVEDFRDKRISMPMGGTSRTVMTTLLSAYGLEAEKDYTIIPINFSQAVEALQNERIDVSMQWAAPPSPAMMQMAELFPIRMIPIESEEAIAAVKDKLGVVPYTYKAQVYKGIEEPVPAVAMLQSFLAHKDVPDDEVQDFLRIVTENTAALAKSHPIGSQLNMENAVRALDYPIPPHPGAIEFFKAKGLVK
- a CDS encoding TRAP transporter fused permease subunit, whose translation is MPTTTSALPCWPKKVLDVTVTIIAVVWGVFQLYTAYDPFLDPIRLGAVHLAFALTLVFIRFPLMAGRARTVGIVISTIEIVLTIATAFYICKEIYGLSARIGMFEPRDTIYGTLAVLLVIDGCRRVMGMGLVTLVAVFLAYAYLGHLIPGLAGHVEMSNSYIISHLFMSPDGIFGTPMMVAASYVMLFVLFGTFMEATDGTDLLMRVSQRALGWTRGGAAKMSVLVSSLFGTISGAAVANVVTVGSLTIPLMKRTGFSGSNAGGIEAAASTGGQIMPPVMGAAAFIMAAILGIPYADVALGAVIPAVLFYVSLLIAVDLQAKNAGIRGIPVKDLPKLKDVPLRSWFLLSPILLLVYLLMITGISATLAGLYTLLATAAVGFVIIGWRFLPRMITAFRTGAFAMLQVSIAVAAAGIIIGVIGSTGLDSKFSTLILQATAGNLLLTLIATAIAAIVLGMGMPTVGVYLILAILVAPALIDLGITPLAAHMFIFYFGIMSTITPPVAISAFAAAGLADSSPTATSIAAFRLAAAGFVIPFLFVYSPSLLFADNAGVDLIRIAAATLALVAMTIALAGMWLGKMAFWERCAVAGASALLVLPDGVSSSIAVAMLVLLFLWQLQKARRSRLNPI
- a CDS encoding thiamine pyrophosphate-binding protein, yielding MPEVSEGQQRIEGSGAELLAQTLKSSGIDRVFALCGDHINHLYRALDLNGVEIVSVHQESAAVHMADGWARATGQPGVAVVTGAPGHTNTITGLACAQHAGSPVLLISGATPLEQRERGGMQVLPQSDLTRPITKFSHEIAASDHYGEFCIRSLQIAQDGTPGPVNLNAPLDTLLGMRQAGVDGRTPSYRSELACRPDYKGGGKQMDDAVALLAQAQRPILILGSGAFFEYSEDEIARVTSLLNIPVFTVELARGLLPDDGQLCFGYGDPFFSTSFREARGADLVILIGAQVDCHQVMGRLHFFAENTRFIQAHRDAHKIGMNRSNAASFCGPVKPFLNYLAESSDNGASVRKADWMARFRDAYQQERNSWQTVLSVAEQSEPQAAMHPLKVCISLERHLTDRTTITVDAGDFIHWARSFFPARGRGRWMDGGTFGALGAGLPLGMGAQLAAPEDPVWIFLGDGGFSFYSWELVTAVQMGLPIKVIVGNDAAWGIEKRLQLRDYGKAVGCELPDIRYDAFAEMVGARGFHVSDPDKLDEVIDDFIACTGPAVLDVRIRQLAGRPFQFER
- a CDS encoding aldehyde dehydrogenase, giving the protein MDASATLVGDIPVRTRYEHFIGGQHQAPSGGQYIEVENPSTGGRLTECARGNASDISKAVASAQQGYRAWRALKPLQRGRIMLRISHLLLDNLDSLAYLESLDTGKPLWVARADVETCARYFEYFGGAADKILGEVVPTTDTHITYSIREPYGVTGHIIPWNGPITQAGRGAAPALCAGNSVVLKPAEETSITTLELARLCIEAGMPAGVVNVVTGYGAEAGKALVDNMGVRRISFTGSVETGREVLHGVAERIIPVTVELGGKSPFIIFPDADLERAATLARKAFVFNTGQICSAGTRLLVHRSVQEKFAALLIDELKQVTIGAGTDNSAIGPVVSARQLERVCGYLDIGRQEGARLIYGGNKPSALLGTGGHFIEPALFVDVTNQMRIAREEIFGPVGVLIPFDDEEQAVAMANDNDFGLAAAVWTSDVGRAHRVAGLLEAGQVYVNDYQPVGVEAPFGGYKNSGFGREKGLAAIHDYTQLKTVIVYQGEGNPSH